Proteins encoded together in one Amblyomma americanum isolate KBUSLIRL-KWMA chromosome 1, ASM5285725v1, whole genome shotgun sequence window:
- the LOC144129903 gene encoding uncharacterized protein LOC144129903 has protein sequence MVLVDIGLVRVNNWTCQQLEYAMCKREVIHMLKDGADNVYDVFYGAHLLGECCTHVAAFLFRVEATAQYGLNDPSPTDVACKWIEASKGSTAAPVSEIEFFKPKIGRAPPQVSEAPDYSVPVLTDEQVSRFLHQVKEIAPNTLILTSISDSEDTDSAPETAALEPVRVGRCKQLSAKPPLAEIYQDLDIDEGKKVELTAACCSEIEEATRGQARSPRWLQERRGRITASVMHRVAACSTGAAGLVAEIMG, from the exons ATGGTGCTGGTTGATATTGGGCTTGTCAGGGTGAACAACTGGACCTGCCAGCAACT GGAATATGCCATGTGCAAAAGAGAGGTTATACACATGCTCAAGGATGGGGCTGATAATGTCTATGACGTGTTTTACGGGGCGCATCT CCTTGGGGAATGCTGCACACACGTGGCTGCATTCTTGTTTAGAGttgaggcaactgcgcagtaTGGCCTGAATGACCCGTCCCCAACTGATGTTGCATGTAAATGGATTGAGGCATCAAAGGGAAGCACA GCAGCACCAGTCTCGGAGATTGAATTTTTTAAGCCCAAAATAGGCCGTGCACCACCCCAAGTCAGCGAGGCACCAGACTACTCAGTACCAGTGCTCACGGATGAGCAAGTGTCAAGGTTTCTTCATCAAGTGAAG GAAATTGCaccaaacactttgatcctgactTCAATCTCTGACAGCGAGGACACAGATTCTGCCCCTGAGACAGCTGCCCTGGAACCTGTACGAGTGGGCAGATGCAAGCAACTCTCTGCGAAACCGCCCCTTGCTGAAATATACCAAGACCTCGACATAGACGAGGGAAAAAAAGTGGAACTGACAGCtgcatgctgtagtgaaattgagGAAGCTACTCGAGGCCAAGCAAGGTCACCAAGATGGTTACAAGAACGTCGAGGGAGGATCACTGCCTCTGTAATGCACCGTGTCGCAGCATGCAGCACAGGTGCAGCAGGCCTTGTTGCGGAGATTATGGGATAG